In Mytilus edulis chromosome 3, xbMytEdul2.2, whole genome shotgun sequence, the genomic window ctctaGTATATgtaaaggaaaatcacaaaaatactgaaaaataaaaaatggaaagtCCAGAAACtatttgcaaaatcaaaagctcaaacacatcaaatgaatggataacaactgccatattcctgacttggtacaggtattttttttAGTAGAATAAAAGAACATAACAGCAGGTGAAACATACAaccaaataattacattagatgtatgatTCATTATGATAccttattctgattggctaactgccggtgacatcacgtgttattcctaaagcaattgcattacacaataaaacttatcattcacgATAACACGAGGTCcgacaataaagtgcacaggtgaattagataaaaaaaattgttaaaattcgtgttttcatgatcctagctaaaaaatgtaattataagtattgaatgcttctttttgtaacttcattgggttgtaaaagcgttgaccgtgcgcacatttttagaatgaagcgcttccgcccttcatacaaaatatattcggtcaacgcttttacaccccaatgaagttacataaagaagcattcaattcttaaatgtttaCTTTCCAATTCAGATCTTAATCAAAAACATGTCTCAATATTTACcaaaaaacatcaacaatcatTATGtcatatgcattttgttttgcTTGACGCGAATTTTGTCTACACCAGACTCATTCGCAGTgctcaaatcaaaacatttggaCGTTTAAATAAATATAGTGCTCATCTGTGACGGTTAGAAATAGTTTGtgcttttaaatctttcaaatttCTTAAATAATACGTCGATTAACTAAGACCTTATTAAAATGACTGTACATTTCTTTACAAAACCATGTTTCGTTAACCCCGATACTCAGAAACTCGTTAGAAAAAATCTCTTTATATTCCTTCAgaacaaaatgtgttttcaataactaaaatttaatttACATGGCTTAAGAATCTCTGATGAACCTGGTTAATCATTTACACAAACCACTTTGTTCATTCGTTTGTTATGTGAGACAGCAAtcgtgttgtttttataatgtCTAAACAGTAGTAGCTAGTTGATAATCAGTTTTTGTATAATACCATTTTGAATCTACGTGTaaaaaactcattaaagataTACCTGGTTAATGATTTGTTACGTCAGACGCATAGTGTAGTAGCGCTCGAATCAAATAATGCGAAGGCAAAATCGAATACGAAGGTAAAGAGTaacaaaaatcgaaaaaaaaatgacagaatatGCCTGTGACTTTTTTTAATGGGGTTCGTATtggtcagtttttatttttttttatgttgtatgtTGTGGTTTGTATACTGTTAATGTGTTGGTCTCTTGGTCGTTTTCGTTCTTTTAACAAGGCACTGACAGtatgttttcgacttatgagattggtTATCTCTACGGTATCACTCGCCTCTCTTCTATGACAAGATACAAGTATGTAAAACACATTACGCATTATGTAATGATGATGTTTACCAAATCAACACCTGATGATAAATCTATCTTCAAAGTTATCTATGTAACCTATGTTCTATTAATGATAATCCCGTCATTCTTTTATTGTGTGgttgtaattttttgtattctttcatttatatgcctttttgtgcttcttttttccatatttatttattttcatagtgattaagattataacacagtgtTGACTGTTGTGTACCCTTATTTTAGATGTTtttcctattatgtctgtttgctttgttggcactttgtttacacatcgttttcaatataatggaactttaaaggactgtcatacaagtgagaggttaagctaggtataaaaccaggttaattcaccattttctacataagaaaatgcatgccGAGCAAGTCAGGTATGACTgtagttatccattcgtttgatgtgtttgagctattgattttgccatttgcctatggactttccgtttagaatttttctcggagttcggtatttttattactTCACTTTTGTGTaccatttttttatatcataggtAATAAATTATTTGGGAAGTGAAAGTATTCTAAACCAGTTGCTGCTTTGTTTATTAACTATCTTGAATTGACAGTTGTTGAAACTGAAGGAAAATGGAAATGGAAGAGTATAATTTGACAAATAAACGAGTTGATGTATAACGACAAGTGTATTCATTTTAAGcaaatttaacaatttataaTCTATTCGACAACAATGGTTTTAACACATAGTATTGGAAACTTATGACACCAAAACATACAGTATGTTACATTTCAAAACAGTGAAACATTCAACAATTTATAATGATTATACAACATGAAACACccatataaatacaatattatgTCATctccaaaatttgtaaaatcccTGAGATAAAAGCTAACAATGCTGCAGCAATTGCTAATCCCATGGACCATCCGACGTCAAATCCTTTCTCGTCGAACTTCGAGCCGAAAATGGCAATTCCAATCACAATAAACATTACTGAAAAGAGACAAAAACGATAAGCATCATAACCATACTAGATTAACCTTGTAAACAGTATTTTAAAAACGTGCttacagtttgtttttttaaatgttttcatgtTTCCAGAAGAAGACGACAAGCAATGTAAAATGTTAATACTATTTATTGAATTTCGGTCAATATTTTGTTTCTGCGTAGATTTTCCGCTTTGACTGGAAACATTAATCTTTTGCTTtcgtaaattttttaaaacattgctTAAAATTGCAATGCTTTAGTGAATTCAAAGTGAAAACAAACTTGGATCATGAAAAAATTGTAGATGCATAATCATATCCTGTTATGATTCGATATTAAAATTACTCGAAAATACTAAatgtatgaatattttaataatataagtAATTACGAATAACACATAGAGATATAATACGCAATTACCTGCTAGAAATGTGAAGAAAATCATTCCAAAGAGTGCCTTCCGTACTTTACATGATGGTACACAGAAGTACAATAACAGGATCAGTAAAGCCAAAACAAGACTTATTAAACCAAGACATTCCATTGCTTGTGTTGCCCTATACCAGtctaaaaaaaagaatgttgaaaaaaattagATCAACATGTCAGTTATCAAAGTCTGTTTGGAAATTATAGTATTATACTGgtgaataaaatacaaactttttgAAGCACCACACTAGTTTGTATTAGCCTTAATATGAATTTAGTATCAAATAGATTTGACCTTTCGCATTGCGTTCATTTCCTATTAAACATCCAAGACGACTCtagtttgaaaaaaagttttgtgaCGACAAGCATTAAACTTGGTGACTGCTTGATTGTACAATCCCTTTAATTCAAACTGATTCAGTTGAAGAATAGAGATGTATACAGTTCATCTGAAATTTATACTTTGGAACCAAGACCATTTGGACGAAAAAAATTAACATCGGTTGTGTTTAAATTATACCACTGTAAAGAAAGAGTAGGTAGTAATGgtatatatcttttgtttttccatttttgaATTTGGAATATGATAATTTCGAGCCGGTTATTACCTGTCTATTTGAAGGTAAATTTTATGTTATGTAGAAATTCGAAATGCATTCTAGGTGAAAAATTAAACACTGGTTTTATGTCTTAAGGTAGCTTAAAATTCACGTTACAGAAAGAGTAATGGTTAACTAAGGTACATAAGTGTACCATAATTTGACTATCAATTTCTCTACAGATATTTAAATATTCCTTTTGTCTTTATGACTGAATGAGTGTGGCTTTGATGATAAGGATgattt contains:
- the LOC139517013 gene encoding uncharacterized protein — encoded protein: MVVAKRWKEASVYIIISLFCLAISVVLFLVGFSSAVWVKKTYEDKGVRMYGLWKYTRYYPWVESTEEYRLSGLLLSSDETPLSATTTDWYRATQAMECLGLISLVLALLILLLYFCVPSCKVRKALFGMIFFTFLAVMFIVIGIAIFGSKFDEKGFDVGWSMGLAIAAALLAFISGILQILEMT